GCAGCGCCATTCCGGTGTCATGCGGATCCTGCTCGTAGCGGGTCTCGCAGAATGCGCGGGCGTCGGTGATCACCTCGAGGTGCTCACGCAGCGACAGGAACCGCAGGTTGATCGTGCGGCCGGACTGGTTGAGCCCGAGCACATCCCCTTCGCGCCGCTCCTCGAGGTCCAGATCGGCCAGCTCGAAACCGTCGAGCGTGGCGGCGACCGCCTTGATGCGCTCCCCCGCCTTCGACATCTCGGGCAGACGCGTGGCCAGCAGGCACAAGCTCGGATGCTGCCCACGGCCGATGCGTCCACGCAACTGGTGCAGCTGGCTGATACCGAACCGGTCGGCGTCCATCACCACCATCACCGTCGAGTTGGGCACGTCCACGCCCACCTCGATCACCGTGGTGCACACCAGGACATCGATCTCGCCGGCCCGGAACCGCGACATCACGTCGTCCTTCTCGTCCCCGGAGAGCCTGCCGTGCATGAGGCCCAGGCGCAGGCCCTCCAACGGGCCGTTGCGCAGGCGCTCGTACAGCTCGACCACCGTGATCGGCGGCGGGCCGGCCTGGCGGCCCTCATTTTCCCTGCCGCCCACGGGTTTGTCGTTCTCGTCGATGCGCGACGCCACGACGTATGCCTGACGCCCTGCGGCCACCTCCTCGCGGATCCGGGCCCATGCACGGTCAAGCCACGCCGGCTTCTGGGACACGAAAATCGTGTTGCTGGTGATCGGTTGGCGCCCGCGCGGCAGTTCCCGCAGGGTCGAGGTCTCCAGATCGCCGTACACCGTGAGCGCGACCGTGCGCGGGATCGGTGTGGCCGTCATGACCAGAAGATGCGGCGTCAGGCCTTCACAGGCCTTGGCGCGCAACGCATCTCGTTGCTCAACCCCGAACCGGTGCTGCTCGTCGACCACCACCATGCCGAGGTTGTGGAATTCCACTGCGTCCTGCAGCAGTGCATGTGTGCCGATGACGATGCCCGCCGCGCCCGACGCCACCTCGTCGCGGACCGCGCGCTTCTGTTGTGCGGTCATCGATCCGGTGAGCAACGCAACGCGCGTACCGTTCTCGTCCCCGCCGAGTTCGCCTGCCATCGCCAACGGTCCCAGCACGTCGCGCACCGAGCGGGCATGTTGTGTCGCAAGCACTTCCGTCGGTGCGAGCAACGCACACTGGTACCCGGCGTCGACCATCTGCAGCATGGCCAGCACCGAGACGATGGTCTTGCCCGAGCCCACCTCGCCCTGCAGCATGCGGTTCATCGGTCGCGTCGAGGCGAGTTCACCCGAGATCACCTCGAGCACCTCGCGCTGCCCGGCGGTCAACTCGAACGGCAACCGGTCACGGAGAGCGGCCACCAGGCCGTCGTCGCGCAGCGGTGCCGACGGACCTGACGCACCGAGTTCACCGTGGCGACGGGTCACCAGGCCCCACTGCAGGCCGATCGCCTCGTCGTAGGTGAGCCGCTCACGGGCACGGTCGCGCTCTACCGAGTTCTCCGCGAGATGGATCGCCCGCAGCGCCTCGTCCTCGGACATCAGACCACGTTGCTGCACAAAGGATTTGGGCAGCGGGTCGGGGATGGGGTCGAGCACGGCGAGCACCTGGCGGATGCAGCGGTAGATGTCCCAGCTCTGCATCTTCGCCGACGCCGGATAGATCGGGAAGAACTCCTTCTCGAACTCCGCGAGCATGTCTTCGCCGGTCGCACCGGAGGCCTCGGCGATGGCCTTGAGCGACTTGGTGCCGATCTTGCGTCCGCTGGGCGATTCGAGCACCAGGAACGCCGGGTGGTTCAACTGCACGGTGTCGCGGAAGTACTTGACCTCACCGGAGAGCATGAGCCGGGTGCCGACCTTGAGTTCCTCGATCATCCAGTTGGCGTTGAAGAACGTCGCGGTCACCTTCTGCTTGTGCTCGCCGAGCGTCACGCGCAGGTACTTGGGGGTGAACTGCTTACCCGTCTTGGTCTTGACGGGGCGCTTCATGTCCCCCGGCTTGGCCTCGGTGATGACGTCGATGAAGGTGACGTGTTCGCCCTCTTCGAGATCGAGCGTCTCGCCTTCCCCACGCACGCTCATGCCGTCGCTGTACTTGCGCGGATAGTGGCGCAGGAGATCGTTGACGGTGCGCAGCCCGAAGTTCTCCTCGAGCTTGTCGGCCGCCTTCTTGCCGAGCACGAATTGCAGGGAATCGGCGAGCGTTGCCATCACTCCACCCCGATCAGCAGTGCGTCGCCGCGGTGTCCCGTGTGATAGGTCACCAGTTCGGCGCCCAGATGTTTCTGGTGAACATGCGTCTGCAACGCGGCACCGACCGCGGGGTCCACGCCGTGGCCGGTGAGCACGGTGACGAGTTCGCCGCCCGCCGCGAGCAGAAGATCGATCAGCCCGGCCGCGGCGGCCGTGACGTCGGGACCGACGATGAGCACCTCGTCACCGGCGATGCCGAGCCCGTCACCGGGCTTGCACGCCCCGGCCCATGTCAATGCCTCCTCGGTCGCGACGCGGACCGAGCCATGGCGGGCCCCGGCAGCGGCGCGCGCCATCGTGTATCCGTCGTCGACGGCCTGCCGTCCGGCGTCGTGCACCGCGAGCGCGGCGAGCCCCTGGACCATCGATCCGGCGGGCACCGGGACGACGTCGATTCCCCAACCGATCGCGGCCGTGCAACCTGCCACGAGCTCTTCGGCCGCGACGTAACCGTTCGGCAGCACCATGACCTGCGCGGCGCCGACGTCGACGAGTGCGCGCAGGAGTTGTTTCGCGCTGACGGGCTCGTCGCCCTCGGGTCGCAGCACGTGCGCACCCTCACCCGCGAACAACTCGGCCCCGCCGTCGCCGTCGACGACGGCCAGCACGGCACGCTCGCGTTCCCACCCGCCGGAGGGATGCGAACCGCCGGATCCGGTGAGTGCGGTGATCTGGATGCGTTTGAGCGTGCCGACCGCGAGACCCGCTTCGACCGCCGCGCCTGCGTCGTCGACGTGTACGTGGACCGAGTACCGGTCGCCACCCGACGTGGCGATCGCCACGGATTCGCCGAGCTGTTCGAGCCCCGCCCGCAGATGCTCGACCGCCTCTGGTGCACAGCCGCTCAGCAGGTACATGACCTCGAACTGCGGTACCTGGGTGGGCGCGGCATCCGAGGACCGCACGAGCGGTTGGGATTCCTGCGCCTGCC
This genomic window from Mycolicibacterium goodii contains:
- the recG gene encoding ATP-dependent DNA helicase RecG, which codes for MATLADSLQFVLGKKAADKLEENFGLRTVNDLLRHYPRKYSDGMSVRGEGETLDLEEGEHVTFIDVITEAKPGDMKRPVKTKTGKQFTPKYLRVTLGEHKQKVTATFFNANWMIEELKVGTRLMLSGEVKYFRDTVQLNHPAFLVLESPSGRKIGTKSLKAIAEASGATGEDMLAEFEKEFFPIYPASAKMQSWDIYRCIRQVLAVLDPIPDPLPKSFVQQRGLMSEDEALRAIHLAENSVERDRARERLTYDEAIGLQWGLVTRRHGELGASGPSAPLRDDGLVAALRDRLPFELTAGQREVLEVISGELASTRPMNRMLQGEVGSGKTIVSVLAMLQMVDAGYQCALLAPTEVLATQHARSVRDVLGPLAMAGELGGDENGTRVALLTGSMTAQQKRAVRDEVASGAAGIVIGTHALLQDAVEFHNLGMVVVDEQHRFGVEQRDALRAKACEGLTPHLLVMTATPIPRTVALTVYGDLETSTLRELPRGRQPITSNTIFVSQKPAWLDRAWARIREEVAAGRQAYVVASRIDENDKPVGGRENEGRQAGPPPITVVELYERLRNGPLEGLRLGLMHGRLSGDEKDDVMSRFRAGEIDVLVCTTVIEVGVDVPNSTVMVVMDADRFGISQLHQLRGRIGRGQHPSLCLLATRLPEMSKAGERIKAVAATLDGFELADLDLEERREGDVLGLNQSGRTINLRFLSLREHLEVITDARAFCETRYEQDPHDTGMALLAAQFVDTDRVEYLEKA
- a CDS encoding DAK2 domain-containing protein; this translates as MSARRLDASALRDWAHTAVGDLITHTDEINRLNVFPVADADTGTNMLFTMRSAWAHADAQPGGDVAQVASALAAGALQGARGNSGVILSQILLGLAEVVTSAAADRGGNLLDVDGALFGAALRHAVALVAVSMGDPVPGTIVSVLQAAADSAEKSAVGGGDLAEVAASAADAAATALDHTPQQLEVLAEAGVVDSGGRGLLVLLDAMTTTITGRAPRRPAYTPAPRQAQESQPLVRSSDAAPTQVPQFEVMYLLSGCAPEAVEHLRAGLEQLGESVAIATSGGDRYSVHVHVDDAGAAVEAGLAVGTLKRIQITALTGSGGSHPSGGWERERAVLAVVDGDGGAELFAGEGAHVLRPEGDEPVSAKQLLRALVDVGAAQVMVLPNGYVAAEELVAGCTAAIGWGIDVVPVPAGSMVQGLAALAVHDAGRQAVDDGYTMARAAAGARHGSVRVATEEALTWAGACKPGDGLGIAGDEVLIVGPDVTAAAAGLIDLLLAAGGELVTVLTGHGVDPAVGAALQTHVHQKHLGAELVTYHTGHRGDALLIGVE